The Acidobacteriota bacterium nucleotide sequence CCTGCCCACCGACAAGCGCATCGCGTCCATCTGGGGGCTGCCCGGTTCGTACGATCCCGTACGGAAGATGATTCTGTGGGCCACGGCCAATCCACGCCCCTATCCGCGCATGACGCGGCACAACGGTAATCCCGACGCCATTCCGCGCACCTCGCCCGCCGAGCTGTACACCAACTCCACGCTGGCGCTGAACCCGGAGACGGGCAAGCTGATTTGGTATTATCAGCATCTGCCCGGCGATGATTGGGACTCGGATCACGTTCATGAGCGCATCCAGTTGCGCACGGCCATCAATCCTGATCCGGCGGCGGTGAAGTGGATTAATCCGCGCATCAAGCGTGGCGAGCAGCGCGACATCACCGTAACCATGGGTGAGCCGGGCGGCATGTGGGCGCTCGATCGCGCGACGGGCGAGTTCCTGTGGGCCACGCCGTTTCCCGCCGACGTGCCCGACTTTCATCTCTCGAACGTCGACGTCGAGACCGGCAAGGCCACCATCAATTGGGACAAGGTCTTCAAGAAAGATGGCGACAAAAGTCTGGTCTGTTTCTTCAATCAGAAGAGCTACTGGCCGATGGCTTACCATCCCGGCACCAACTCGCTTTACGTTCCTTATCACGATTACTGCCTGGAGATGCAGGCCAAGACCAGCAGCCCGTCGGGCTACGGGATGCGCAACGGCATTATCCGTCCCGGTGTTGATCCGCTGAAGGCCTCGGTGCTCGCGAAGGTGGACCTCTCCACGGGAAAAGTTACGAAGCTGCGCGAAGGCTACGCGCCCGGCAACGGCGCGGTGCTGGCTACCGACGGCGGACTGATCTTCTGGGGCGATATGAACCGCCGCTTCCACGCCTTCGACGCCGAGAATGGCAAAGTGTTATGGGAGACGATTCTCGGCGGCGTGATCCAGATGAGCACCATCACCTACGCCGTAAACGGCAAGCAGTATGTGGCGGTGATGACCGGCGATGGCAATTCGGCCACGGCGGGTCCGATGGGTCAGTCGAAGCTGTTGACCACGCCGCGCGGGCATAACGCGATTTACGTTTTTGCGCTGCCGTAATCGCGTTGGCGCAAGGGCAGCATTCCGGCGGTAGTTTTACTCAGAAGCTGTTGCGCATCCTGTGGACAGCAGTGTAAGGGCACGGTTTCAACCGTGCCGAACCGTGGCCCCAAGATGGCGGCTTCAGCCGCTGAGGGCCGCCGACGCACCTCAGAGGCTAAAGCCCATTTTCGTTACTAGGCTTATCGGCACGGTTGAAACCGTGCCCTTACGACCGCGGGACGAGGTTATGCAATAGCTTCCTGGGAGAGTGCCACTCACTTGTCGAGCAAATTGTCGAGCAACAGTCCGTCTTCCATCTCGAAAAACGATGCCCGTGGCAACGGCGATCGCCGCGCTGGCACGAACTCCGCCGGGCCGGGACACGGGCGGCCGCGCGCTTCCAGCCGCCTGATAAGCCGCGCGTCCTCTCTGGTTATGCTGTTGGTTTGCCTGATTTTAATCGGTACCGTTGGCTTTCGCTACACCGAGGGTTGGGGATGGTTCAAGGCGCTGTACGCCACGCTGATGACGGTGGCTACCATCGGCGCGGACCCGCTGAATCAACTTTCTCCCCAAGGCCAGATGTTCAACGCCCTATTGATTGTTCTTGGCGTGTCCGTGGTGGGTTTTGCGATTGGATCGCTCACGCAGGCGATGGTAGAATTCGAACTCGGTTCCTTCTTTGGACGGCGGCGCATGGAAAAAGAGATCTCCAAATTGCACGATCACTTCATTGTCTGTGGCGCAGGCCGCGTGGGTCGGCGCATCGCCACGGAAATCATGGAACGCGAGTTGCCGGTAGTGATGATCGAGAAAGACCCGGGACGGGCGCAGTGGGTGCGCGATCACGGCATCCCGCTGATTGTCGGCGATGGCAGCAGTGAAGCGACCCTGCGCGAGGCGCACATCGGGCAGGCACGCGGGCTGGCGAGTGCGGTTACGTCGGACGCGCAGAATGTCTACATCGTACTGACCGCGCGCGGTCTCGCGCCGGACCTGTTCATCATCGCACGCGCCAGCGAGGAGGATGCCGACTCCAAATTGTTGCGCGCGGGAGCCTCGGCGGTGATCTCACCGTATAATTACGCCGGAGAGTCGATGGCCCGCATGATGACCCGTCCGCATGTGCAGTCGTTTCTGGATTCAGCGCTGTCGTCGTTTAGCCAGGGTGGTTTGAATCTTCAAATGGAGGAAGTACGCGTGGAGCAGGGTTCCCATCTCGCCGGCGCCAGTCTCGCGGAGTCCGCGATTGGCGCAAGGCTGGGGATCATCGTGATGGCGATCCGCAAGCCGCAGGGCGGTGTGCAGTTCAATCCCGGCTCGGATCACGTCATCTCGGTGGGCGACTATCTGATTGCCATGGGCGACATCGAAAAGCTGCGGCAGTTGGAAACGCTGGCGGGGCCCGGTTAGACCATTCCGCAAAACCATTTAGCGTGGCTGGGCATCATCGTCAATATGAAACTTAGACTATCATTCTTGGCCGTCCTGCTGCGCCGTGGGCGCATTGCACTGGTGATCCTGCTGGCGGCGGCGCTCACTGGCTGCGGCAGTGGAGCCAGCCAAACCAAACTAACGCTGGCGGGCGGCTCGATGTCAGGCGCATGGTCGGCCATCAGCGAAGGCGTGGCCAACACGTTGCGGCGCGAGAATCATGGCGTGGCCATCACGCATGAAGTGGGCATGGACGGCGCGAATGCCGCGCTGGTCGACACGGGCCGCGTGCAGCTCGGCATGTTGCACTCAGCGATGGGACGCCTCGCCATCGAGGGCCAGCCGCCGTACACGCAAAAATATCCCAACGTCCGCGCCATCTCCCGCGTCTATACAGACTCGGCCTATCACTTCCTGGTCCGTGAAGCTTCGGGCATTACCTCGCTGGAGCAGATAAAAGAACAACGTATTCCCCTGCGCATCAGCGTGATGTATCGCGGTTCGCTCATGGAGACGGCCAGCCGCTTGGTGCTCGCCGCCTACGGCATGAGCTATGAGGACATCGAGTCCTGGGGCGGCAAAGTTTATTTCCGCGCGTTGGTGCCTTCCATGGAATTGATGATCGACGATTCGCTCGACGCGCTGGCTCTGAGCGTGCAGTTTCCTGAGACCAATATTACCGAGGCCAGCGTCCAGCACAAGTTTCGTCTATTGCCAATTTCGGAGGCGGCCATCGCCGCGGTGAATGAGAAGCTCGGAACGTATCGCACGGTCATTCCCGGGGGAACGTACCGCTTCGCGCCGGACCCTGTTGCCACCTTCAGCGACAACTGCGTGCTCATTGTCAACGCGCAGATGCCCGAGCAGGAGGTGTACGATCTTACGCGCGCGCTGTTCAAGAATCTTGATTATCTGCGATCCGTGCATCGCTCGATGAAGTCGCTGACGGCGGAGACCATGCCGCAGGTCAGTAATATCCCTCTGCACCCCGGCGCGGCGCGATTCTATCAGGATGCGTCGCGCGCGACAGAACGGGCGTCGGACGCCCTTTGACATAATAAAATTCGCTGTCATGATGATGTAATTTTAATTACCAACCTCCGGAGCCGACTTGATCCCCTCGACCGCCGCTGACCACACCCGCTGGAAACCATTCCTGCATTGGTTTGCGGTCGTATTCTCGATTTTCCAAATCTGGTTGGTGGTCCTCAGCACCGTGGACCCGCTGTTGCAACGGGCCATTTTCCTCACCGGCATTCTAACGCTGGCCTTTCTCGGCTACCGTCCCGAGCGAAGTGCGTACCGCGATGCGCCCAACACCGTCGAGATCGTGGAAGCAATGCTGGCGGCGGGCTGCGGCGCATATTTTTTCTCGCAGATTGACCGCTACCTCTATCGCTGGCCGCTGGTGGACGCGCTCACCGGCGTGGACATTGTAGTCGGCGCGCTGATGTTGCTTCTGGTGCTCGACCTCACGCGCCGCTATGTGGGCTGGGCCGTGCTGGTGATCGCCGTGGTCTTCGCCGCGTATGCTCTGGCGGGACATATGCTACCTGGGGTGTTCTCGCATCGCGTCTATACCGTGCCGGAATTTCTCGATCAGATGGTCTTCACCCTCAACGGCATCTTCGGCGCGCCGCTGGCGGTGGCGGCCACTTACGTCTTCATGTTCGTCATCTTCGGCGTGGCGTTGTTCCACTCCGGCACTGGAAAATTTTTCATGGGTGTGGCGCAATCGCTCGCCGCGCGCGCTACCGGCGGCGCCGCGAAGGTTGCCGTTATCTCCTGCGGCCTGTTCGGCATGTTCTCCGGCTCGCCCACCTCGGACGCCGTGACCACGGGTACCTTCACAATTCCATTCATGAAGCGCGTCGGCTATAAATCCGCCGAGGCGGGAGCCATCGTCGCCGTGGCCGCCACTGGCGGAGGCATCATGCCGCCCATCATGGGCTCGGCGGCATTTCTGATGGCCGAGTTCACTGGTATCCGCTACGTCAATATTGCCATCGCCGCCACGCTGCCCGGCATTCTCTATTACCTGTGTCCGCTCGCTCAGTTGCATTTCCAGGCGCTTAAGGAAAACAAGGAGACCGCGCCCGAGCAAGCCGGCCCGCCGTTCCGCGAACTGATCGCGCGCAACTGGCAATTCGTGATTCCCATCCTCGCGCTGACCTGGATGCTGCTGACCGCCACGAATCCCGTGAAGGCCGCGGGCGTGGCCGCCGCGCTGACGGTGATGGTCTCCTGGGTGCGGCCCGAGACGCGCATGGGACTCTCGAAGATCGCCGATGTGCTCGACGAGAGCGCGCGCGCCACGGTGATGGTGGTGGGCGCGACGGCTTCGGCGGGCATTCTGGTCGGCTCGTTCGCCATCACCGGGCTCGGCGGAAAATTCAGCGGCATGTTGTTCGAGATGGCCGGGCAGAATCTGCTCCCCGCGCTGATCATTACCATGATCATCTGCCTCATTCTGGGCATGGGCATGCCGACGCCCTCGGCCTATATTCTGACGGCGGTGGTCGCCGTCCCCGCGCTGGTGCGCCTGGGCATTCCCGTGCTCTCCGCGCATATGTTCGTTTTATACTTCGCTTGTCTCTCCGCCATCACGCCGCCCGTCGCCGTCGCCGCGTTCGCCACCGCCGGTATCGCTGGCGCCGATCCCAACGAAGTGGGCTTCCGCGCGGTGCGCCTGGGGATCGTCGCGTTTCTGGTGCCCTTCATCTTTGTCTACCAACCGGCGCTGCTGCTGCGCGGCAGCCTGGCGGAAGTGGTCATCGCAGCGGCCACTTCCATTACCGGAGTGATCCTGCTGGCCGCGGGCATCGAAGGCTGGCTGCTGGCGCGCGCGGTCTGGTGGGAGCGCGCCATGCTCATGGTCGGCGGCATTCTCCTGCTCATCCCTGGCCTGTACACGGACATCCCCGGCGTGATCCTCGCAGCGGCGGTGCTGGCCATTCAATGGCGCAAGCGCGCGTGATCAGAGCCTCGACCGCAAGGGAGGGGGCACCTGCAACGGTCACTGATAATCGATGAACGTGACCGCTCCCTCTCGGTTGCGGATCGGATCACGCAATTTACGAATACAATAGAGAGGTGACTATGACCTTCGAATCTTTCTATCTCGCCTGCCTGTCGCACGCCTCCTACCTGATCGGATCGGAGGGCGTGGCTGCCGTGGTCGATCCGCAGCGCGACGTCAAAATCTACGAAGCCTTTGCCGCGGACCACGGCCTGAAGATTCAGCACATCATCGAAACCCACCTGCACGCCGATTTCGTCTCCGGCCATCGCGAACTGGCCGACCGCACCGGAGCGAAGATTTATCTGGGCCATCAGGCGGGCGCGACGTTTCCTCATGTGCCGGTTCACGATGGCGACCAGATAGCGTTTGGCCGCTGCAAATTGCGCTTCCTGGAAACGCCGGGCCACACGATGGAAAGTATCTCGGTGCTGGTAACTGATTTGAACAAGGGGCCGGAGCCATACGCCGTGTTGACGGGCGACACACTCTTCATCGGAGATGTGGGGAGGCCGGATCTATCCGCCGACAAAACGCCGCAGGAATTGGCCGCCATGCTCTATACCAGTTTGCAAACCAAGCTGTTGCCGCTGGCCGATGGTGTCGAGGTGTATCCCGCGCACGGAGCCGGCTCCATGTGCGGACGGCGATTGAGCGAAGAGCGCGTCTCCACGATTGGCAAAGAGCGGGCAGGGAACTACGCGTTGCAGGCGCGATCGCAGGACGAGTTCGTGAAACTACTGACAGCGGAGTTGCCGGAGAGGCCGGGATATTTCGCGCTGGACGCCGAGATCAATCGCGTCGGCGCGCCGCCGTTGGAGGCTCTGCCGCCGCTGCGCGTGCTGTCGCCTGCCGATGTAATGGCTGAAACGGCAAAGGGTGCGGTGTTGCTCGATGTTCGTTCAACGGATCAGTTCAACGGCGCGCATATCTCCGGCTCATTGCACATTTCTCTCAGCGGGCAGTTCGCTTTCTGGGCAGGTTCGTTGCTCGGCCTGGACGCACGGCTCATCCTGATCGCCGAGAATGCCGAGCAGGTCGAAGCGGCTCGGCTGCGGCTGTCGCGCGTGGGACTCGACGGCACACTGGGATTTCTGGACGAAGGCATCACCGCGTGGATCAGCGCCGGACACGATGTGGTGCGGCTCCCGCAGATTACCGCACCGGAGCTGGCGCGCATGATGCGCGAGGAGCCGGGCACGTTTAATGTGCTGGACGTGCGCCGAAGCAGCGAATGGAAAGAAGGCCATCTTCCGGGCGCGACGTTGCGGCCGCTCGATCAATTAAGCAAGCATCTGAGTGATCTCGATCGTGCGCGGCCCTCCGTTGTACATTGCAAGAGCGGATACCGCAGCGCCATCGCGTGCAGCTTGCTGCAGCGGGCGGGCCTGCGCGAAGTGATCAATCTGGTGGGTGGGTACGATGCGTGGTTGGCGCTGCAACTGCCTGTGGAAACAACTGCCGTGCCGGCGCAATAGATCAGCAACAAAGTGCGAGAGTGAGAAGGCTTGGACCCTAATCAACTTTATGATGTGCTGATCGTCGGAGGCGGCAATGCCGCGCTCTGCGCCGCCATCACCGCGCGCCAGGCCGGCGCCAGCGTGATTGTGCTGGAGGCCGCTCCGAAACATTTTCGCGGAGGCAACAGCCGCCACACGCGCAACTTCCGCTGCATGCACGATGCGCCCGCCGATGTGCTCACCGATTCCTATGGCGAAAACGAATATTGGGAAGACCTGCTCAAGGTAACCGCCGGCCACACCGACGAAAAGCTGGCGCGCATGGTGATTCGCCAAACATCTGAGTGCCGCCCGTGGATGCGCGCGCACGGCG carries:
- a CDS encoding potassium channel protein, with product MSSKLSSNSPSSISKNDARGNGDRRAGTNSAGPGHGRPRASSRLISRASSLVMLLVCLILIGTVGFRYTEGWGWFKALYATLMTVATIGADPLNQLSPQGQMFNALLIVLGVSVVGFAIGSLTQAMVEFELGSFFGRRRMEKEISKLHDHFIVCGAGRVGRRIATEIMERELPVVMIEKDPGRAQWVRDHGIPLIVGDGSSEATLREAHIGQARGLASAVTSDAQNVYIVLTARGLAPDLFIIARASEEDADSKLLRAGASAVISPYNYAGESMARMMTRPHVQSFLDSALSSFSQGGLNLQMEEVRVEQGSHLAGASLAESAIGARLGIIVMAIRKPQGGVQFNPGSDHVISVGDYLIAMGDIEKLRQLETLAGPG
- a CDS encoding TAXI family TRAP transporter solute-binding subunit, whose translation is MKLRLSFLAVLLRRGRIALVILLAAALTGCGSGASQTKLTLAGGSMSGAWSAISEGVANTLRRENHGVAITHEVGMDGANAALVDTGRVQLGMLHSAMGRLAIEGQPPYTQKYPNVRAISRVYTDSAYHFLVREASGITSLEQIKEQRIPLRISVMYRGSLMETASRLVLAAYGMSYEDIESWGGKVYFRALVPSMELMIDDSLDALALSVQFPETNITEASVQHKFRLLPISEAAIAAVNEKLGTYRTVIPGGTYRFAPDPVATFSDNCVLIVNAQMPEQEVYDLTRALFKNLDYLRSVHRSMKSLTAETMPQVSNIPLHPGAARFYQDASRATERASDAL
- a CDS encoding TRAP transporter permease, which codes for MIPSTAADHTRWKPFLHWFAVVFSIFQIWLVVLSTVDPLLQRAIFLTGILTLAFLGYRPERSAYRDAPNTVEIVEAMLAAGCGAYFFSQIDRYLYRWPLVDALTGVDIVVGALMLLLVLDLTRRYVGWAVLVIAVVFAAYALAGHMLPGVFSHRVYTVPEFLDQMVFTLNGIFGAPLAVAATYVFMFVIFGVALFHSGTGKFFMGVAQSLAARATGGAAKVAVISCGLFGMFSGSPTSDAVTTGTFTIPFMKRVGYKSAEAGAIVAVAATGGGIMPPIMGSAAFLMAEFTGIRYVNIAIAATLPGILYYLCPLAQLHFQALKENKETAPEQAGPPFRELIARNWQFVIPILALTWMLLTATNPVKAAGVAAALTVMVSWVRPETRMGLSKIADVLDESARATVMVVGATASAGILVGSFAITGLGGKFSGMLFEMAGQNLLPALIITMIICLILGMGMPTPSAYILTAVVAVPALVRLGIPVLSAHMFVLYFACLSAITPPVAVAAFATAGIAGADPNEVGFRAVRLGIVAFLVPFIFVYQPALLLRGSLAEVVIAAATSITGVILLAAGIEGWLLARAVWWERAMLMVGGILLLIPGLYTDIPGVILAAAVLAIQWRKRA
- a CDS encoding MBL fold metallo-hydrolase, whose product is MTFESFYLACLSHASYLIGSEGVAAVVDPQRDVKIYEAFAADHGLKIQHIIETHLHADFVSGHRELADRTGAKIYLGHQAGATFPHVPVHDGDQIAFGRCKLRFLETPGHTMESISVLVTDLNKGPEPYAVLTGDTLFIGDVGRPDLSADKTPQELAAMLYTSLQTKLLPLADGVEVYPAHGAGSMCGRRLSEERVSTIGKERAGNYALQARSQDEFVKLLTAELPERPGYFALDAEINRVGAPPLEALPPLRVLSPADVMAETAKGAVLLDVRSTDQFNGAHISGSLHISLSGQFAFWAGSLLGLDARLILIAENAEQVEAARLRLSRVGLDGTLGFLDEGITAWISAGHDVVRLPQITAPELARMMREEPGTFNVLDVRRSSEWKEGHLPGATLRPLDQLSKHLSDLDRARPSVVHCKSGYRSAIACSLLQRAGLREVINLVGGYDAWLALQLPVETTAVPAQ